In the genome of Arabidopsis thaliana chromosome 4, partial sequence, the window CAAACGTATCTTATGTGATCACCTTGATAAGAGGAAACCCACGTTCTACCATGTAGGGTTTCGAGATACATTAATATTTCCATTCTTTTCTTATCTCgatactattatatataatacttaCCACgtgaaatatcaaatcaatataaaaaaaaacgtagaAACTTTTACTATATAATCTCACTAGTAGCAATGAGGGTAAAATCACGCAAAAACAATCATCTctctataaaaataaaagaagttgGTTAGTTCCAACGCTAGAGTTAAGAAATATGGCTAGCCAAGGATGCGTAGATTGGCAGTTCAGTGGCAGTGATGCAGCCGAAAAGGCCGCCCAAGCCTCCCTAGGCACTTACTCTTCTGAAATCTTCAGTCTGTGTGACCCTCAAGGAAAGCCTATTTTGCCTCCACTAAGTGAAGAGGCAGAGACCAGCCATACCGCCGAAAAGGCGGTTGTTAAGGCTGTCCTTTGCGGTACGGGAAACGCCTATGCTCCAAGTATTGGCCTCCCGGTTGCCAAACggtaatatatacataaataaagtTAATGTCCAGTCAGGGTATCCATATTTTGCATCTTAACTCTACGCTTGTATATATGATCAGTGCTGTGGCGGAATATCTAAACCGAGATCTTGACAATAAGCTAACGGGAGATGACGTATATATGACTGTTGGATGCAAACAAGCAATCGAGCTCGCGGTTAGTATTCTGGCTAAACCGAAAGCCAACATCTTGCTTCCGAGGCCAGGCTTCCCATGGGACATGGTCCACTCTATCTACAAACACCTTGAGGTCCGAAGGTATGAGTTCATCCCTGAAAGAGACTTTGAGATCGATTTCAACAGCGTTAGAGAGATGGTAGACGAGAACACTTTTGCGATATTTATAATCAACCCCCACAATCCCAATGGGAACTACTACACTGAGGCTCATCTTAAGCAGGTATTTACGTACGTATTAGTACTCTTGGAGAAGTATATATTCACATGATTGGCTAGATGATCTAGACTTGAGATCTTTTAGTTTGTGTTTACGTTTATATTGAcatggttttttctttaaattaaaagaCTACATCTTTGActtaattttataagaaatatatatttcaaacgTTGTAAACGTAACCAGCAAAGCAATACACATTTATTTCGTTTACAATTTGCACTATATTagataaaaaatttacaaaatttaaattttacaatctAATAGATAACATTATTTTAGCAACCAAGGCCCTAATATTTACTTGAAAGATGAATCCCAGCTCGCTACATTGGCACGGGAACTCGGGATAATGGTCGTTTCGGATGAAGTATATAGATGGTCCGTATTCGGGAGTAATCCATTTGTTCCAATGGGGAAATTCTCCTCGATAGTACCAGTGATTACACTCGGGTCCATATCGAAAGGATGGATTGTCCCAGGATGGCGAACGGGCTGGCTCGCGTTACACGATCTAAATGGTGTCTTTAGATCCACAAAGGTCCCGgtcactttttttgttttgtttaatatcgATATACGTGATATGCATCGTTTTCctatatactattatatttgattaactgtaaatgaaaaaattcaTTTCAATTAGGcttatctagttttatatgGACAGGTCTTAAAAGCTGCGAAAGAATTTCTGGAGATTACTTCCAAACCACCAACTGTCATCCAGGTTTGGATCATTATTGGTTTACTCTcgtaaatgaaaaaaatacaaaaatcgATAATCCATTTATTATTGTCAATTGTTATAGTCTATGGCCAATTCACTATCATAATCTTATGATATAGGCGGCTATTCCCACAATCTTGGAGAAAACTCCTCAAGATTTTTTCGAGAAGAGGGGGATTTTTCTAAAAGACAAAGTGGATTTTGGATATTCTAAGCTCAAGAACATACCAACTCTCACCTGCTACATGAAACCTGAATCATGCACCTTCTTATGGGTATTCTATCCTATAATCATTACATGTCTAGTCTACtataacttttcttttaatgtatTAGTTTGAAACAAACTTCTCATTGTGGATAATCCGCATAGCGCAGACCAAGCTGGACCCATTGCATTTTGTAGACATTGAAGACGATCACGACTTCTGCAGGAAGCTTGCTAAGGAAGAAAATCTCGTTGTTTTACCAGGTAATATAATCATTATCCCTCTCTAGAGTTTTCAGAAGATTGAGATTTAAGTTTTAGGGAACTATGAtttaaggaaaaatatattcgattgtttttttttttaacttgtaaTATAAAGAAATGTAGACTAAGACATGTAATCTAGTGGTTCGTCATTGAGTTACAACCTAACTTTAACACGATTAAACGCATGTTGTTGGATTGGTAGGAATTGCATTTGGTCAGAATAACTGGTTGAGGCATTCTATCGACATGGAGACTCCAAGATTGGAGGATGCATTTGAAAGATTAAAGAGCTTCTGTGAACGCCATTCCGTTATAGTTGAAGCTTCTTCACTCAAAGACGTCAATGGCGTCAACTAAAGGGtcaatataaatttctttGCCTTAAGTCTTTTACATATgctataataataaatgtgtGTTTTATTGATATGAGATCAATCATGAACACTTTTGTATctgtaacaaataaaattggtGAATTTATCACCATGTCGTGTAATGTTTTCTCATAGTTTGCAATATTTCGATCGATGTATTTCTACTTTTCGAAAcataagataaataatttattttcattaggTATAGCTAGACTGGTGTGAAAATACCATGGGAGCACAAGAACATCTATATTGACCTCCTTAATTAGCCATTCAAATACATTTGGTCATGTCTTATATATGGCTCAAAAGCATGTTGAATCGGATTCGTACTGAATAGCCAGGAGTACTTCCTAACCCGAACTAACCGGCAACACCGATCGACTAGATTGAGAttctaattaagaaaatgttaGCGTGCAACTTTGATAAGTTTGATAAGCTTtttatctacttttttttgttcagtttAGATCATAATGAAGGAAAAATTGATTCCTACCATTGGATATTTTGTCTTTAGTAACAATATTTTTAGGTTTACTTAATTACATAATTAGTCTTGTATGTTGATCTGATAGTTTTctcaataataaaatttagtattaacTATTACGTCACATTAAAATAtacttgttttaaaattaaatataaatttatgcaTGACACGGATAACCTTGTAAAGATAATAACAACGAGTAAATCATGAAATCGTACgttactatttatattttaaaatgggcaaaacataacaaaaaaccaTGGGTGGTTTTCCTCCTCTCGTCGGTCGAAGACAgagacaaaaaatatttaaatacgTAAgaatctttgcttcttcttgatgCTGATGAGTGATGAGTAATCGACAgagttattttgtttcttttgtataatAAAGGAGATTGCGACTCTACAAGAGAGGGCTAATATAGCATGCATTAAGATCAATCATACAGTTTACTTAAACAAGATTTAAGATCACCGAAGGCTCGAGATTCGAGatacattattttctttttgtcttctatGTTGATGTTAATATCCCACGTGAGATATCAAATGTTTAGAACAATG includes:
- a CDS encoding Tyrosine transaminase family protein (Tyrosine transaminase family protein; FUNCTIONS IN: 1-aminocyclopropane-1-carboxylate synthase activity, pyridoxal phosphate binding, transferase activity, transferring nitrogenous groups, transaminase activity, catalytic activity; INVOLVED IN: cellular amino acid and derivative metabolic process, biosynthetic process; LOCATED IN: cellular_component unknown; EXPRESSED IN: root; CONTAINS InterPro DOMAIN/s: 1-aminocyclopropane-1-carboxylate synthase (InterPro:IPR001176), Pyridoxal phosphate-dependent transferase, major domain (InterPro:IPR015424), Aminotransferase, class I/classII (InterPro:IPR004839), Tyrosine transaminase (InterPro:IPR021178), Tyrosine/nicotianamine aminotransferase (InterPro:IPR005958), Pyridoxal phosphate-dependent transferase, major region, subdomain 1 (InterPro:IPR015421); BEST Arabidopsis thaliana protein match is: Tyrosine transaminase family protein (TAIR:AT4G23600.1); Has 34972 Blast hits to 34967 proteins in 2939 species: Archae - 890; Bacteria - 24461; Metazoa - 687; Fungi - 652; Plants - 1230; Viruses - 0; Other Eukaryotes - 7052 (source: NCBI BLink).), whose protein sequence is MASQGCVDWQFSGSDAAEKAAQASLGTYSSEIFSLCDPQGKPILPPLSEEAETSHTAEKAVVKAVLCGTGNAYAPSIGLPVAKRAVAEYLNRDLDNKLTGDDVYMTVGCKQAIELAVSILAKPKANILLPRPGFPWDMVHSIYKHLEVRRYEFIPERDFEIDFNSVREMVDENTFAIFIINPHNPNGNYYTEAHLKQLATLARELGIMVVSDEVYRWSVFGSNPFVPMGKFSSIVPVITLGSISKGWIVPGWRTGWLALHDLNGVFRSTKVLKAAKEFLEITSKPPTVIQAAIPTILEKTPQDFFEKRGIFLKDKVDFGYSKLKNIPTLTCYMKPESCTFLWTKLDPLHFVDIEDDHDFCRKLAKEENLVVLPGIAFGQNNWLRHSIDMETPRLEDAFERLKSFCERHSVIVEASSLKDVNGVN